The genomic DNA TTCTGAATCATCTCAATGTTCTTGAGCAGCTGACTCAGCCCCTCTAGCGCGTAGTATTCGCACTGGATGGGGATCAACACCTCACGTGCAGCCACAAACGCATTGACGGTGAGCAAGCCGAGGCTGGGCGGGCAGTCAATGAAAACATAGTCCAGGCGCTCGAGGCCGTTCTGTTCACGGTACTTGCCATACTGCTCCAAGGCCCTGCGCAGTCGCTGTTCACGGGCGACCAAGGACACGAGCTCGATTTCGGCCCCTGCGAGGTCGATCGTGGCCGGAGCAACCACCAAGTGGTCTAGATCAGGACAGGGCGCGACGACGTCCTGGAGGGGCAGGTCGTTGATCAGCACGTCATAGATGCTGTCCACTTCGGAGTGGTGTTCAATGCCCAGGGCCGTAGAGGCGTTGCCCTGGGGGTCGATGTCCACCACCAAAACGTTGAGGCCGGCCTGAGCCAACGCTGCAGCGACGTTGACCGTCGTCGTCGTTTTGCCGACGCCGCCCTTCTGATTGCTGATGGTGAAGAATCGCGTCCGGTCAGGCTTGGGAAGCTCGCGACCTTTGAGACGCTCGCGCCGCTTGTTCTCATTGACCAGCTGGCTCGCCAGCGGGGTGCTTTCGTCCATGCTGTCCATCATGTTCGGAACCCGTGCCTTTAGTTGTTGATCTACCGATCCAGCCTCACGCAACCCGGTATGTGCTGCCGATGTTTCATGTGAAACATTCCCGATTCCATCGGAAACAACTGAATCAGGGTGATTCTTAGGGTGATCTCTCCCTGAACCGACGGTCTCGTCTAACCCGGCTCCCCTGAGGGACGTGAACGACGGAATCCGTCCGCCATGTTCTTTCACTCCGGGTGACTCCCCTCGATGCAGTCAGTGGAAAGCTTCACTGGTACAGACTATCGGTTCACGCCTGCCCGACTGCGATACGCACAACCGTGGTCGGTTCCTCGAGAACATCAGCCCCAGCCGTCAGGACCTCCGTCTCTTTCGCCCCCAGTTTCTTGAGCACCTTCCTGGCCTTCTCGATCTCTTCCGCTGCGCTGCGTCCCTTAAGGGCCAACAGTTCTCCCCGGCCTTGCAATAACGGGATCGTCAGGTTCGCGAGCTTGTTCAGCGCAGACACCGCACGGGCCGTCACAACATCAACATCGACCTCATTAAAGAACTGCTCGGACCTCCCGCGCAGGACGCGTACGTTCGTCAGCTCGAGATCCTCGATTACTTCGTTGAGCCAGATGCACCGACGCTCAAGGGGCTCAATCAACGTCACCGCCACGTCCGGACGAGCGATCGCAAAGGTGAGCCCTGGAAGCCCGGCACCACTGCCGACATCGGCCACTGTGGCCTCACGATCAATGAGATCCGTGACGACGGCGCAGTTCAGTACGTGCCGACTCCACAGTCGAGGAACCTCCCGGGGTCCGAGAAGCCCCCTCTCAATGCCAGTGGTCGCCAGGTGTTCCACGTAGCGCTCAGCGAGCGCCAAGCGCTCACCGAACACCTGCTCGGCCGCTGCGCGTTCCACCGCGGTCATCGCGTACTCCTCCACTGCTGCCCCTTCCGGCTGCCGGGCCGTCCAGCGCCCGGATGATGAACCGAAAACGGGCGGCCTCACGGACCGCCCGTTCCTTCGGATGAAGATTACTCTGCTGGCATGACGACGACGTGCCGCTTGGCGCCCTCGCCCTCAGACTCACTGTGCAGTCCACGGTCAGCTACGACGTCGTGTACTTGCTTGCGCTCGTAGGCGCTCATGGGCTGCAACGCAACGCTGTCTCCACTGTCCTTAACCTTCGCGATGGCCTGCTCAGCCATCCGCTCCAGTTCTGCGGTGCGCCCCTGCCGGTAACCGAGAATGTCCAGCATAAGCCGGGACCGGTTGCCCGTCTGCGTCAACACAGCCAGCCGCGTCAGCTCCTGCAGAGCTTCCAAGCCCGCTCCATCACGGCCGATCAGCTCGCGCAGAGCTGACTCGTCGCCCTCCTCCTGGACAATGGAAAGGTGCGTGCGCCCACCACGGACTTCGATGTCGATGTCACCATCGATGTCTGCAATGTCCAGCAATTCTTCGAGGTAGTCGGCGGCGATGTCGCCCTCTTCCTCGGCGCGTGACCCGGCTGCCTGCTCAACCGCGGCGTTGTCCTGTGCGTGAGTCATGGCTACTTCTTCCTGCGATTCTTCCGTGCCGGCTGCTGACGCTGGCCCTTCGGCTGCTCCGGCACAGCCGCCTCGTCCTCCTCAGAGGGCTTCTTGTGCTTCTCGTGAATGGGCGGCAGGCCCTTCGCGGCGCGGCGGGCGTTGAGCTCCTTCTCCGCTTCGGAGCCCGGCGTCGGGTTGCGGCGAATGATGTAGTACTGCTGGCCCAACGTCCACAGGTTGGTCGCGGTCCAGTAGATGAGAACACCCAGCGGGAAGTTGATGCCGCCGATACCGAACACGAGCGGAAGAATGTAGAGCATCATCTTCTGCTGCTGCATGAAGGGGCCCTCGAGGGCTTCCTTGGTCATGTTCTTCGTCATGATCTGCTTCTGCGTGATGAACTGCGAAGCGACCATGGCCAGAATCATGATGATCGAGATGATGATGACGCTGACATTGGGCGAACCCGAATTGAACGTGCCGAGGAAGGTTTCCGACAGTCCCGCGCCGAAGATCGACGAGTCGGCAAAGTGGTGCGTCTGCTCCACGGTCAGCGCACCAACTCGCTCGTTCGCCTCGGAGGCGCCGCGCGCACCGTTCAGCGAGTGGAACAGGGCGAAGAAGAACGGCATCTGAATGAGCAGCGGCAGGCAGGAGGACAGCGGGTTCGTCTTGTGCCGCTTGAACAGTTCCCGCTGCTCGGCGAGCATCGCCTGCTGGGAGACCTGATCCTTCTTGCCCTTGTACTTCGCCTGCAGTTTGCGCAGGTCAGGCTGTAGCGCCTGCATGGCTCGCTGGGCCTTGATCTGCTTGACGAATACTGGGATCAGCGCGGCGCGGATGATCAACACCAACACCACAATCGACAAGGTCCAGTTCCAGCCAGACGTTGCATCGAACCCGATCGCCGTCAGCATTTGATGGCAGATCCGCAGCACCCAAGTGACCACCATCTGGAATGGCCACAAGATTGTGTCGAAGAATCCCATTACTCGTTAGCTCCTTGTGCCGCGTCAGCGGCGCGCTCGTCATCATCCGGCGGAATCGGCGGATGGTTCAACACCATAATCTTGGGCACTTTGCCCTCCGGCCAAATCCGTCCGCCCGGCGGTACATGGTCAATCCCGCCATGGCTCATCGGATTGCATCGCAGGATGCGCCACGTCGAGTACGCGACCCCTTTGACGGCGCCGTGGACGGTCACCGCTTCGAGGGCATACGCCGAACAGCTGGGAAAGTACTTGCACACGTCGCCATAGAGCGGCGAGATCAGCTTCCGGTACAGCTTGAGGAAGCCAATCAACAGGTTGCGGGGAATGTCCACGATGAAACGGACGACGCCGCCACCTGGCAGCTCCGGCTGCGTGCCCACCGCGCCTCGTGCTACGGGATTAGCCACCGGAGGACCCCGATGTCACCGCGACGCTTCGAGCCTGCTTCTTGCGAGCCGCAGCGGTTGCTGCGCCCACTGCTGAGGCAACCTCTGCCTCCAGCACCGTAAACGGAGCCGCCGCCGACGCAGGCAAGGCGCGGACGACGACGTCGTACTCCCGCGGGTACTTCCGCAGCAATTGGGCGCTGATGGCGCGCAACCGCCGCTTGACCAAATTGCGGTGTACGGCATTGCCGACGGCCTTGGAGACGATGAAGCCGAACCGGCTGGGCTGGTCTTGGCGAAAGTGTGCATATAGCACGACGTTCCGGCGCCCCATCCGGGCGCCGGAACGTACGGTGCTTTGGAAGTCCTGAGACGAACGCACCCGGTGAGCTTGAGGCAACATGGCGATCAGCCTGCTGTTCCAGCTAGAAAATCGGGGCGACGGTCACAGGACGGCTGCCCGATTTAGGCAGACAGTGCGCTGCGGCCCTTGTTGCGGCGGGCAGCCATGATGGCGCGGCCGGCGCGGGTACGCATACGAAGACGGAAGCCGTGCTTCTTGGCACGACGGCGGTTATTCGGCTGAAAAGTCCGCTTGCTCACAGTAGTAACTCCAAGACGATCAGGTGATGCGCCTTAACCCGTTGCTACAGGGGGAAGAACAGGCTGACGCTCTTATATTCGCGTCCCGTTCCCTAGATCATCGCCGCCGACCAGCCAGCAGATCGCGGCAGTCAGGGCACAAGAATCCAGTAGAAACGGAAGCACAGGACTAAATAACGATAGGCGTGATGGAGGACCCCCGTCAAATGAGACCGGCAGTGTCCTCTAGCACATCAGCTGCGGGAAGTGGTGGAACCAGTAGTTGATCCCATCGTAGGTGCCCTCTGACTGGGAAGTCCACATCATGTGAACTGAAAATCCACAGGTGTGGAGGGGTGCGGCCCGTTGTTGCGTCGCCTCCAGTCCTCCGAGACGAGTTGTCCCCAGTCATGACGGGGGATCTGGGGAATCTGTGGATTGCGGCACGCGAGGCGCAGAGTCAGCGCGAGTTATCCACTACCTGTGAATAAAACTGTGGATATCGGCTACAGTTGATCTCCCTGACGTCGGCGCGTCCGACCTCAGGGACGAATCATGAGCCGCCACGCGAAGGGACCGACCGCACCGTGACCACGGACGCAGACTCCAATCTCACTTCCCAGTGGCGCGAGGTGGTGGATCTCATCAAGCAAAACACCGAGGTCACCCCCAGGAATCGAGCCTTCATTGAGCTCGCCAAGCCCCAAGGCCTGATCGGAACCACTCTGCTGGTGGCCGTCCCCAATGACCTGACCCGGGACATGCTGCAGACCAAGCTGAAGGACCCTCTGAGCGTGGCCCTGCGCGCGGTGTTTCAAGCGGAGATCGGGACGGCGTTCAGCGTCGATGCCTCGATGGAGTTGCAGCCAGAGGCACCGAGTGAGCCCGCCGAAGCTGAGGACGTCGATCCGCTCGGTCCGCCGGAGACCCCGGAGGAGGCTGTGGTCGCCGAGGCCCCCGCAATCTCCAAAGCGGCCGATCAGCACGAGGTGCTGCAGAGCGTTGCCCGAGCCCGGCAGGATAAGGAGCATGGCCCCCGCAACAAGCCGATCCCTGTTCCGACGCCGCCGTCGAACTCACAGGAGATTGGCCGGCTCAACCCGAAGTACATCTTCGAAACGTTCGTGATTGGCGCCTCTAACCGGTTCGCGCATGCGGCGGCCGCCGCAGTGGCCGAGGGGCCAGCCAAGGCCTACAACCCGCTGTTCATCTATGGTGAGTCCGGCCTCGGCAAGACGCACCTGCTGCACGCCATTGGCCACTACGCTCGGCACCTGTTCAACGGCATCCGGGTGCGCTACGTCAACTCGGAAGAGTTCACGAACGACTTCATCAATTCCATTCGCGACGATGAAGGAACGAGCTTCAAGCAGACCTACCGCAACGTGGACATCCTGCTCATTGATGACATCCAGTTCCTGGCGAACAAGGACGCGACGCAGGAAGAGTTCTTCCATACCTTCAATGCGCTCTACAACGACAACAAGCAGGTCGTCATCACCTCCGACCTACCGCCCAAGCAATTGGCCGGGTTCGAAAGCCGGATGCGTTCGCGCTTTGAGTGGGGCTTGATCACGGACATTCAGCCGCCTGAGCTGGAAACGCGCATCGCCATTCTGCGGAAGAAGGCGGAGGCCGAGGGTCTGCGCGCGCCCGATGACGTGATGGAGTACATCGCCTCGAAGATCTCCACCAACATCCGCGAGCTCGAGGGCGCCCTCATTCGCGTCACCGCTTTCGCCTCACTCAACAATCAGCCGGTGGATATGGCGTTGGCCGAATCCGTCCTGAAGGATCTCATCACCGACGAGGACGCCCAGGAGATCACCTCGCAGGCGATCATCGCCCAGACGGCGGAGTACTTCGGCCTCTCCATCGAAGAGCTCAACAGCAAGTCCAGGACGCGCACCCTGGTCACGGCACGGCAGATTGCCATGTACCTCCTGCGCGAGCTGACGGACCTGTCCTTGCCCAAGATCGGCGCGGAACTCGGCGGACGTGACCACACCACGGTCATCCATGCTGATCGGAAGATTCGCGATCTCATGGCCGAGCGCCGTTCGGTGTTCAACCAGGTCACCGAGCTGACCAATCGCATCAAACAACAGCAACGCAAGGGCTGACGGCGCCCAATAATCACACCTGTGGATAACTCTGTGGATTGTTAAGTGGACGGTCGCGCAAACCTGCGCATAAGTCCCAGGGGTCCTGTGGAGGCCTTAAACGACGCGGATTTTTGCCCACAACCTGTCCCCCACCCTCACCGGAGGCGACCCACATCTTGTCAACACCCGACTTCGGCGTGGGCGAACGGATGGACCTAGTTATCCACAGAATCCACACGGGTTGTTAACACTACGAACCCCTTAATCAAAGCTCCCAGATAACAAGTTCCCCCACGCCATCCATCCACCCTCAGGCTTCCCCCAGATCATCCCGAGGCGATATCGCAGACCCCGGCGTTCGGGCTAAGCTTGCAGTCGAAGACTTGTCATTACCTTGCTGTGAAAGGCGGATCGCTACGTGAAGTTCAGTGTTGAAAGAGACGTGCTGGCGGAAGCTGTCTCCTGGACTGCCCGTTCGCTCTCCCAACGTCCGCCCTCTCCCGTCCTCGCTGGCATCCTCATCACGGCAGAATCCGGCACCGTCACCTTGGCGGGATTCGACTACGAGATTTCTGCTCGTCTCGAAATTCCAGCGGACGTCGCTGAGGAAGGCACCATCCTGGTTTCCGGCAAGCTTCTTGCGGAGATCACACGAAGCCTTCCCCAAGCCCAAGTCACTCTCGAGACTGAGGGTTCTAAGGTCCAGGTCGCTTGCGGCCGAAGCCGTTTTAACCTCTCCACGATGCCAGTAACTGAGTACCCGGACCTACCGAACCTGCCCGACGTCGCCGGCGTCGTTGATGGCGAGGCCTTCGCCCAGGCTGTTTCGCAAGTGATTGTGGCCGCCTCCAAGGACGACACTTTGCCTGTCCTGACCGGCGTCAAAATGGAGATCGAGGATGACCTGATCACGTTCTTGGCTACGGACCGTTACCGCCTCGCTATGCGTGAAGTCTCGTGGCGTCCGCATACCCCGGGGATCTCCACCTCGGCACTCGTGAAAGCCAAGACCCTCAGTGAAGTCGCCAAAACTCTGGCTGGATCTGGGGATCTGAACATCGCCCTCAGCGACGGCAGCGACCTGATCGGATTCCAGAGCGGAAATCGCCGCACCACCTCACTGCTTGTCGATGGCGACTACCCCAAGATTCGCTCCCTCTTCCCGGACAACACGCCAATTCATGCCACCGTCGCGACGCAATCGCTCATCGAGGTCGTTCGGCGTGTGTCTGTCGTTGCTGAGCGGAACACGCCGGTACGTCTTGCCTTTACCGATGGCCAGCTGACCCTCGATGCGGGCACAGGCGAGGACGCCAAAGCGGAGGAGAGCATTGAGGCGCACCTCGATGGGGAGGACATCACGGTTGCCTTCAATCCCGCGTACCTCAGCGAGGGCCTCAACGCCTTCAACAGCGAATTCGTCCGCTTCTCCTTCACCTCAGCCCCGAAGCCGGCCATGCTGACAGCTCAGGATTCACTCGAAGGCTCCGACTCGGACGCGTACCGCTATCTGGTGATGCCCGTCCGCCTGCCCAACAGCTAATTCTGCGATCCGAGCGTGTACATTTCCCACCTCTCGCTCACAGACTTCCGGAGTTACGCCCAAGCAGACCTCGAGCTCTCCCCCGGAACCACCATTTTGGTGGGGTCAAACGGAGTCGGCAAAACCAACGTTGCCGAGGCCATGGGCTACTTGGCTACCCTGTCCTCCCACCGGGTAACCTCCGACAGCGCGCTGCTGCGCTTTGGCACCGAGCGCGCCTTGGTGCGGGCACAGGTCGTGCGGGGAAACCAAGTCACCTCGCTTGAGCTCGAAATCACGCGCGGGAAGAACAATCGGGTCCGCATCAATCGCGCCCATCCAGTCCGCGCTCGCGATGTGCTGGGGATCGTCAAAACCGTTTTGTTTGCCCCCGAAGACTTGGCGCTCGTGAAGTCGGATCCGTCTTTTCGGCGGCGGTTCCTCGATGACCTGCTCGTGATTTTGCAGCCACATCAGGCCGCCACCCGCAGCGACTATGAGCGGGTGCTGCGTCAACGCAATGCCTTGCTCAAATCGGCGCGATCCGCGGGCAAACTGACCGCAACGCATGAGGCGACGTTGGACGTGTGGGATCAACACCTCGCCCAGGCTGGAGCGCGCGTGCTGCGTGGGCGGTTCGATGTGCTACACGCCCTGCGGGAACCTCTAGCCTCCGCTTATGCGTCCTTGACTGACGGCAGCAAGATCGCTTCCGCGCATTATCGTTCGACGGTGGTGGGCGAGGTGGATGAGGACGGCGAATCCTCCGCAGACACGCAGGAACCGAACGGTCTTCTCGACGTGTCCACCCAAGACCTTGAAGAACGAATTCGTACCGCGCTGGCCGCCAAGCGCAAACAGGAAGTCGAACGCGGAATGACCCTGGTGGGCCCCCACCGTGATGAGTTGGCCCTCGAGCTCGGAGGCGTTCCAGCCAAGGGCTATGCCTCCCACGGCGAGACGTGGTCTCTGGCCCTCGCGCTGCGCTTGGCCTCGTACCAAGCCATGCTCGACGACGATCCGACGGAGGGTGCAGGGCCCATCTTGATCCTCGACGATGTGTTTGCCGAACTCGATGCAGAGCGCCGCGCCCGACTAGCCCACGTGGTGACTCACGCAGAACAAGTGCTTGTCACGGCCGCCGTGGACGAGGACGTTCCCGATGAGCTCAAGGGGCATGTTCTGCGCGTCACGCCGGGGCAGATTCAGCCTGTTTCCTCGGCTTCCTCCGCGGAAGCGCCAGCCCAGGGCACGGGCGACGAGCCAGCATGAATCGAGATCGCGACGAGGTGCAGGCGCTGACGCCACATCAGGCGAGCGCAGATCCCGAGTTCGACGCCGCTCACGCCATGCTCAACCGCATGAGGCTCATTGCGGAGTCCCGCGGCGAGGCACGAATCGACGCGAAGCGGGCCGCGGCGATCGCGGACCGGCAGGCCGCGGCTCGCGCACAGCGAGCCCAACGGACGGAATCGGCGATGTACGACAACGGGCGAGATCCGCTCGGCATCGGTGCCGTGATGGACCGCCTCGTGCGCAACCGCGGGTGGACGTCCCCGGTGGCCGTGGGATCGGTGTTGACCGAATGGGATGCGCTGGTCGGACCGCAGGTCGCGGCCCATTGCCGCCCGGAGAGCTTTGAGGCCAGCACCGTCGTTGTGCGCTGTGATTCGAGCAGCTGGGCGACGCAACTGCGCCTCCTGAGCCACAATCTGCTGAAGACCTTTGACGAGAAGCTGGGTCACGGCGTCGTGACGTCCATCCAGGTTCTGGGCCCGCAGGCGCCGTCGTGGCGCAGAGGCCGCCGGACCGTCCAAGGACGCGGCCCGCGAGACACATACGGGTAGCAGCATGCACCACGTCATTACATGTTGGCATTGGCATAAAAACGCTGCGCCGTCTCTGAGGGCCGCACCGAGGCCAACATAGACACCCTCATTCGACGGGTATCGGGCGTTTCTGGGCCGGTTTTTTCGCCTCTAGCGGCCTATTCGTGGTGCAGAGCACCCATGAATAGGCCGCGACGCGGTAGAATTGTGGCACGCGAGCTTTCCGATGCTATGAGGAGTCTGCAGCACCTGTGGATACAGAGAACACCGAACCCCAAGGACCAGCCGAGGCGCCCGTGGCTGCGGAGAGCGAATCAGCTGAGGCGCCTAACAGGGTCACCAACGAATACGGTGCCAGCGAGATCACGGTCCTCGAGGGCCTGGAGGCCGTCCGAAAGCGCCCCGGCATGTATATCGGGTCCACTGGCGCGCGCGGACTGCACCACTTGGTGTACGAGGTCGTTGACAACTCGGTCGATGAGGCGCTGGCGGGGTACTGCGATCACATCAACGTCACGTTGACGGCAGACGGCGGCGTTCGAGTGGCGGACAACGGGCGCGGTATTCCGGTGGATCTTCATCCCACCGAGGGCAAGCCCACCGTCGAGGTCGTCATGACTATTCTCCACGCGGGCGGCAAGTTCGGTGGGGGCGGCTATGCGGTGTCCGGCGGCCTGCACGGCGTCGGTATTTCCGTCGTGAATGCGCTCTCGACGCGCGTGCTCACCGAGGTGCGTCGCCAGGGCTACGTCTGGAGCATGGAGTTTGGCGGCGGTGGCGTGCCGCAGAACGAGCTCACTCAGGGCGAGGCAACTGAGGAAACGGGCACCACCCAAACGTTCTATCCGGACCCGGAAATTTTCGACACGGTCGATTTCGATTTCGAGACGCTGCGCGCACGCTTCCAGCAGATGGCCTTCCTTAATAAGGGCCTGCGCATCACGCTGACCGACGAGCGCCGGCTTGACGACTCGAACGACGACGTCACGGATCCAGAGAACGACGGCGCCGCGGCCTCCGACGAGGCGGCCCAGGACGAAGAACCGAAGCACCGCGTCGTCGATTACCTCTACAAAGACGGTCTCCTCGACTACGTCAAACACCTGAACACCTCCAAGAAGGTGGAACTGGTGCACCCGGACGTGATCGCCTTCGAATCGGAGGACACCGAGCGCCAGATCTCCGTCGAGATCGCCATGCAGTGGACCAGCGCGTACTCAGAGTCGGTCCACACGTACGCGAACACCATCAATACCCACGAGGGCGGCACCCACGAAGAGGGCTTCCGTGCCGCGATGACCTCGCTCATCAACCGCTACGCGCGGGAGAAAAACCTCCTGAAGGAGAAGGATGACAACCTCACGGGCGACGACATCCGCGAGGGCCTGACCGCCGTCATCTCCGTGAAGCTCGGCGAGCCGCAGTTCGAGGGCCAGACCAAGACGAAGCTCGGCAACTCGGTCGCCAAGGGCTTCGTGCAAGGCGTGGTTCATGAGGAGCTCGGCGACTGGTTGGAGCGCAATCCGCACATTGCCCGGGACATCGTCCGCAAGGCGTTGATGGCGTCTCAGGCCCGGCTCGCTGCCCGCAAGGCTCGAGACAATGCCCGCCGAAAGTCCCCTTTGGAGACGTTCGGCATGCCGGGCAAGCTCTCGGACTGCTCCTCGAAGAATCCGGCCGAGTGCGAGGTCTACCTGGTGGAGGGCGACTCCGCGGGTGGTTCCGCCAAGCGTGGCCGCGATCCGCGGACCCAGGCCATCCTGCCCCTGCGCGGCAAGATCCTCAACGTGGAGCGGGCGCGTCTCGACAAGGCGCTGGGCAACGCCGAGGTGCAGTCCATGATCACCGCGTTCGGAACGGGGATCGGCGAAGAGTTCGACATGGCGAAGCTGCGCTACCACAAGATTGTGCTGATGGCCGATGCCGACGTGGACGGCCAGCACATCACCACGCTGATGCTCACTTTGCTGTTCCGCTACATGCGCCCGCTGATCGAGCACGGATACGTGTTCCTCGCGATGCCGCCGCTATACCGGATCAAGTGGTCTAACGCCGCACACGACTACGTGTTTACCGATGCCGAACGTGACGCGAAGCTCCGTGAGGGCCTGGCCGCCAACCGGCGCCTGCCCAAGGACAACGGGATTCAGCGCTACAAGGGCCTGGGCGAGATGGACTACTCCGAGTTGTGGGATACCACGATGGACCC from Zhihengliuella flava includes the following:
- a CDS encoding ParA family protein — its product is MKEHGGRIPSFTSLRGAGLDETVGSGRDHPKNHPDSVVSDGIGNVSHETSAAHTGLREAGSVDQQLKARVPNMMDSMDESTPLASQLVNENKRRERLKGRELPKPDRTRFFTISNQKGGVGKTTTTVNVAAALAQAGLNVLVVDIDPQGNASTALGIEHHSEVDSIYDVLINDLPLQDVVAPCPDLDHLVVAPATIDLAGAEIELVSLVAREQRLRRALEQYGKYREQNGLERLDYVFIDCPPSLGLLTVNAFVAAREVLIPIQCEYYALEGLSQLLKNIEMIQKHLNDELVVSTILLTMYDGRTNLAAQVAQEVRNHFPNEVLEAVIPRSVRISEAPSYQQSVITYDRSSSGALSYMEAATEIADRGVSQS
- the rsmG gene encoding 16S rRNA (guanine(527)-N(7))-methyltransferase RsmG, which codes for MTAVERAAAEQVFGERLALAERYVEHLATTGIERGLLGPREVPRLWSRHVLNCAVVTDLIDREATVADVGSGAGLPGLTFAIARPDVAVTLIEPLERRCIWLNEVIEDLELTNVRVLRGRSEQFFNEVDVDVVTARAVSALNKLANLTIPLLQGRGELLALKGRSAAEEIEKARKVLKKLGAKETEVLTAGADVLEEPTTVVRIAVGQA
- a CDS encoding Jag family protein; translated protein: MTHAQDNAAVEQAAGSRAEEEGDIAADYLEELLDIADIDGDIDIEVRGGRTHLSIVQEEGDESALRELIGRDGAGLEALQELTRLAVLTQTGNRSRLMLDILGYRQGRTAELERMAEQAIAKVKDSGDSVALQPMSAYERKQVHDVVADRGLHSESEGEGAKRHVVVMPAE
- the yidC gene encoding membrane protein insertase YidC produces the protein MGFFDTILWPFQMVVTWVLRICHQMLTAIGFDATSGWNWTLSIVVLVLIIRAALIPVFVKQIKAQRAMQALQPDLRKLQAKYKGKKDQVSQQAMLAEQRELFKRHKTNPLSSCLPLLIQMPFFFALFHSLNGARGASEANERVGALTVEQTHHFADSSIFGAGLSETFLGTFNSGSPNVSVIIISIIMILAMVASQFITQKQIMTKNMTKEALEGPFMQQQKMMLYILPLVFGIGGINFPLGVLIYWTATNLWTLGQQYYIIRRNPTPGSEAEKELNARRAAKGLPPIHEKHKKPSEEDEAAVPEQPKGQRQQPARKNRRKK
- the yidD gene encoding membrane protein insertion efficiency factor YidD, translating into MGTQPELPGGGVVRFIVDIPRNLLIGFLKLYRKLISPLYGDVCKYFPSCSAYALEAVTVHGAVKGVAYSTWRILRCNPMSHGGIDHVPPGGRIWPEGKVPKIMVLNHPPIPPDDDERAADAAQGANE
- the rnpA gene encoding ribonuclease P protein component, yielding MLPQAHRVRSSQDFQSTVRSGARMGRRNVVLYAHFRQDQPSRFGFIVSKAVGNAVHRNLVKRRLRAISAQLLRKYPREYDVVVRALPASAAAPFTVLEAEVASAVGAATAAARKKQARSVAVTSGSSGG
- the rpmH gene encoding 50S ribosomal protein L34, with amino-acid sequence MSKRTFQPNNRRRAKKHGFRLRMRTRAGRAIMAARRNKGRSALSA
- the dnaA gene encoding chromosomal replication initiator protein DnaA, with protein sequence MTTDADSNLTSQWREVVDLIKQNTEVTPRNRAFIELAKPQGLIGTTLLVAVPNDLTRDMLQTKLKDPLSVALRAVFQAEIGTAFSVDASMELQPEAPSEPAEAEDVDPLGPPETPEEAVVAEAPAISKAADQHEVLQSVARARQDKEHGPRNKPIPVPTPPSNSQEIGRLNPKYIFETFVIGASNRFAHAAAAAVAEGPAKAYNPLFIYGESGLGKTHLLHAIGHYARHLFNGIRVRYVNSEEFTNDFINSIRDDEGTSFKQTYRNVDILLIDDIQFLANKDATQEEFFHTFNALYNDNKQVVITSDLPPKQLAGFESRMRSRFEWGLITDIQPPELETRIAILRKKAEAEGLRAPDDVMEYIASKISTNIRELEGALIRVTAFASLNNQPVDMALAESVLKDLITDEDAQEITSQAIIAQTAEYFGLSIEELNSKSRTRTLVTARQIAMYLLRELTDLSLPKIGAELGGRDHTTVIHADRKIRDLMAERRSVFNQVTELTNRIKQQQRKG
- the dnaN gene encoding DNA polymerase III subunit beta produces the protein MKFSVERDVLAEAVSWTARSLSQRPPSPVLAGILITAESGTVTLAGFDYEISARLEIPADVAEEGTILVSGKLLAEITRSLPQAQVTLETEGSKVQVACGRSRFNLSTMPVTEYPDLPNLPDVAGVVDGEAFAQAVSQVIVAASKDDTLPVLTGVKMEIEDDLITFLATDRYRLAMREVSWRPHTPGISTSALVKAKTLSEVAKTLAGSGDLNIALSDGSDLIGFQSGNRRTTSLLVDGDYPKIRSLFPDNTPIHATVATQSLIEVVRRVSVVAERNTPVRLAFTDGQLTLDAGTGEDAKAEESIEAHLDGEDITVAFNPAYLSEGLNAFNSEFVRFSFTSAPKPAMLTAQDSLEGSDSDAYRYLVMPVRLPNS
- the recF gene encoding DNA replication/repair protein RecF (All proteins in this family for which functions are known are DNA-binding proteins that assist the filamentation of RecA onto DNA for the initiation of recombination or recombinational repair.) — protein: MYISHLSLTDFRSYAQADLELSPGTTILVGSNGVGKTNVAEAMGYLATLSSHRVTSDSALLRFGTERALVRAQVVRGNQVTSLELEITRGKNNRVRINRAHPVRARDVLGIVKTVLFAPEDLALVKSDPSFRRRFLDDLLVILQPHQAATRSDYERVLRQRNALLKSARSAGKLTATHEATLDVWDQHLAQAGARVLRGRFDVLHALREPLASAYASLTDGSKIASAHYRSTVVGEVDEDGESSADTQEPNGLLDVSTQDLEERIRTALAAKRKQEVERGMTLVGPHRDELALELGGVPAKGYASHGETWSLALALRLASYQAMLDDDPTEGAGPILILDDVFAELDAERRARLAHVVTHAEQVLVTAAVDEDVPDELKGHVLRVTPGQIQPVSSASSAEAPAQGTGDEPA
- a CDS encoding DUF721 domain-containing protein; translated protein: MNRDRDEVQALTPHQASADPEFDAAHAMLNRMRLIAESRGEARIDAKRAAAIADRQAAARAQRAQRTESAMYDNGRDPLGIGAVMDRLVRNRGWTSPVAVGSVLTEWDALVGPQVAAHCRPESFEASTVVVRCDSSSWATQLRLLSHNLLKTFDEKLGHGVVTSIQVLGPQAPSWRRGRRTVQGRGPRDTYG